The following are encoded together in the Apodemus sylvaticus chromosome 11, mApoSyl1.1, whole genome shotgun sequence genome:
- the Ccdc117 gene encoding coiled-coil domain-containing protein 117 → MAALGRPFSGLPLSGSADFLQSPPAFAGRAFPPGAAGHDLVPRPGVRGAPSSPGGRTARGRVSIHCRKKHKRLAEDDECPVRKKRLTEAELSAVADEWVLGTHQGIEGHGVDTCPGDLSVPSMLDAVCEEMDQTTGEPQCDIARRRLQEIEDRIIDEDEEVESDRNVSHLPSLVLSDTMKTGLKREFDEVFTKKMIESMSRPSMELVLWKPLPELLSEKPKPSSIPKNYMGESRTKHTAAGTAFPRRTELFLEPRGTGTPLYRSLETAASTEEEMEL, encoded by the exons ATGGCAGCCCTGGGCCGGCCCTTCAGCGGCCTCCCTCTGAGCGGCAGCGCGGACTTCCTGCAGTCGCCGCCGGCCTTCGCGGGCCGGGCCTTCCCGCCAGGAGCCGCCGGCCATGACCTGGTCCCGCGGCCCGGTGTCCGCGGAGCGCCGAGCAGCCCGGGCGGGAGAACAGCGCGCGGACG TGTTTCCATTCACTGTAGAAAGAAACACAAGCGATTGGCCGAGGATGATGA GTGTCCAGTAAGGAAGAAGCGACTGACTGAAGCTGAACTCAGTGCAGTTGCTGACGAATGGGTTCTCGGTACACATCAGGGCATAGAAGGTCATGGGGTAGACACGTGTCCTGGTGACCTTTCTGTGCCCAGCATGCTAGATGCTGTCTGTGAAGAAATGGATCAGACAACTGGAGAGCCACAGTGTGACATTGCCCGAAGGAGACTTCAAGAGATTGAAGACAG GATAATTGACGAAGATGAAGAGGTTGAAAGTGACAGAAATGTTAGCCACCTCCCAAGTCTTGTCCTTTCTGACACCATGAAAACCGGTTTGAAGAGGGAATTTGATGAAGTCTTCACAAAGAAGATGATTGAGTCTAT GAGCCGTCCTTCTATGGAGCTTGTGCTCTGGAAACCTCTCCCTGAACTCCTTTCTGAGAAGCCAAAGCCATCATCGATCCCTAAAAACTACATGGGAGAGAGCCGCACAAAGCACACGGCTGCAGGCACTGCCTTCCCACGGAGAACTGAACTGTTCCTGGAGCCTCGGGGCACAGGCACACCGCTCTACCGTAGTCTGGAGACAGCTGCTAGCACCGAGGAAGAGATGGAGCTCTAG
- the LOC127695939 gene encoding protein FRG2-like, whose protein sequence is MDSETPNPVSSCQPLDLPTGPQSTSERRISGSEPSKNEQSSSQSESNSRKHTQESAPMVETPRKRRHSSKDSSHVRRGNEDSYHRKKRHRTSVKKPEPKAKGHQDGLCHCPEPQGTEPPPIRKNLVNFLRGKSEEIYRDTVQMQAQQHGSLLSPEQLSQLRQLSESLTAMVHTFYSLANQAGFAFPAEGWLVPALTPAPQELSGKGSQSASVEGGEKIPGPVSSSDRS, encoded by the exons ATGGATTCAGAAACCCCCAATCCAGTCTCTTCCTGTCAACCACTGGACCTCCCTACCGGGCCACAGAGCACCTCTGAGAGGAGGATATCAG GATCAGAACCAAGTAAAAATGAACAGAGTTCCAGTCAATCAGAAAGCAATTCCAGAAAGCACACTCAAGAATCGG CTCCAATGGTGGAAACACCCAGGAAAAGAAGACACTCTTCCAAGGACTCCAGCCATGTCAGAAGAG GAAACGAGGACAGCTACCACAGGAAGAAGAGACACAGGACTTCAGTAAAGAAGCCTGAGCCAAAAGCCAAGGGTCACCAAGATGGACTATGCCATTGCCCAGAACCTCAGGGCACAGAGCCACCACCAATTCGGAAGAACCTGGTGAACTTTCTGCGGGGGAAGTCTGAGGAGATTTACAGAGACACAGTCCAGATGCAGGCCCAGCAGCATGGGTCCCTGCTCAGCCCCGAGCAGCTCTCTCAGCTCAGACAGCTCTCAGAGTCTCTGACTGCCATGGTGCACACCTTCTACAGCCTGGCCAACCAGGCAGGCTTTGCCTTCCCTGCTGAGGGCTGGCTGGTCCCAGCCCTCACACCTGCCCCTCAGGAGCTGTCTGGCAAGGGATCTCAGAGTGCTTctgtggagggaggagagaagattCCAGGTCCTGTCAGCTCATCAGACAGGTCCTGA